AGAAATTTGAGGCCGAAGTTTATGTGCTTAAAAAGGAAGAAGGCGGTCGTCATACACCTTTCTTCACGGGTTATCGTCCCCAGTTCTATTTCCGTACCACGGACGTTACCGGTTCCTTGAATCTTCCAGAAGGCGTGGAAATGATTATGCCCGGTGACAACGTGACGATTACCGCTGAACTGATTACGCCCATCGCGATGGACGAAGAACTTCGCTTCGCTATTCGTGAAGGCGGCCGTACGGTTGGCGCCGGTGTCGTTACCAAGATTTTGGACTGATCCCTGTTTTTCCTCGTAGAGGAAGGCACAGGACAATTCCTATACATACATTTTTATTCGCTTTTGAATACGATAGATAATACATTCTATTGACCCATATTTTCGCGCAGGGGTGTAGCACAATGGCTAGTGCAGCGGCCTCCAAAGCCGAAGGTTGGGGGTTCGAATCCCTCCGCCCCTGCCAGTTTTTCTTATTCTTTCTTAACCGATGATTTCACAATAACACAGGAAACTATTATGGCGAAGCCGACCACCACAACCGAATCCGGTCCCGGTCTGATACAGCGTATCCAAGGTTTTTTTGAGGATATTATTAACGAACTGAAAAAGGTTACTTGGCCTACACGGGATGATTTGATGGCTTCCACAAAAGTAACGCTGTACATGCTGCTAATCATGGGCGTCATCACTTTTGTTTTTGATCGTGTGTTCGCTTTTATTATCATGAACGTTTTACATTTTGTCAGCTAGGAGATACTTTGTGTCGGAAAAAGATTACATAGAAAATGAATCTGTCTCTGAA
The sequence above is drawn from the Candidatus Hydrogenedentota bacterium genome and encodes:
- the tuf gene encoding elongation factor Tu (EF-Tu; promotes GTP-dependent binding of aminoacyl-tRNA to the A-site of ribosomes during protein biosynthesis; when the tRNA anticodon matches the mRNA codon, GTP hydrolysis results; the inactive EF-Tu-GDP leaves the ribosome and release of GDP is promoted by elongation factor Ts; many prokaryotes have two copies of the gene encoding EF-Tu), whose product is KFEAEVYVLKKEEGGRHTPFFTGYRPQFYFRTTDVTGSLNLPEGVEMIMPGDNVTITAELITPIAMDEELRFAIREGGRTVGAGVVTKILD
- the secE gene encoding preprotein translocase subunit SecE, whose amino-acid sequence is MAKPTTTTESGPGLIQRIQGFFEDIINELKKVTWPTRDDLMASTKVTLYMLLIMGVITFVFDRVFAFIIMNVLHFVS